Genomic segment of Geminocystis herdmanii PCC 6308:
TTCAGAGCCTATAACTAATCCTATCGCTCCATCTAATTTTGTTTTGTGTAAATCATTACCACTATCTGCTATTGTGCCATAAATCCAGAATCCTGCTTCTTTTAATTGCTCGATCGAACTCTGTAGATTTACAACTCTAGCTACGGGGAAATATTCCAACGCCCCTGCGGCTACCTTTTTGACGGTGGAAGTAACACCAACTGCTCTACGTTGAGGAATAACTAAACCTTGCATACCTAAAGCCTCAGCAGTACGAATAATTGCGCCTAAGTTATGGGGATCATTGATCCCATCGGCTATAATGATGACAGGGTTTTGAGTTTGGGCTTTTGCTTGGTTAATTAATTCTGGTAATTCTATATATTCATAGGGTGCAACCGTAGCGGCAACTCCTTGATGATTAGCAAAGTTAGTAATTTGATTGAGGCGGTTATTATCAACTATATCAATTACTGTGCCGTTGGCTTTGACTTGGGGTAAAAATTGCTCAAACCTTCGATCGTGCGCCATTTTTCCAGTAATATAAAGACGGTTTAATTGATGGTTATTTTCTAGCGCCGCTAAGAGAGGATAACAACCATAGATTAAATCTGGATTTAATTCCGTTTCCGTGTCTGTTTCCATCGGAGGGGTAAATATTTTTTTCTCTGGAGAAGAAAAATTGTTAGAGTTTTCTGACTTTTTGGGGAAGGGTTTTTGGGGTTTCGGTTTATTCATAAGTGACAAAATAATATGCAACTTAAATGCGTCTTAACTTATCTAGGTACTATCTTGTAAACTAATCTACAGAAAAATAGGGATTGGAAATCTAAACAAATATTTCGCCAACAAGATCATTTATTTTAAGATGAGTAACATCACATATCTTCAAATTTAGGTAAAGATGGCTAAGCTCAAATTGATTTTAACATAGGTAATGTTTTTCATGATTAAATTCATTTGTTATTATTTTAGGAATGGAAATTAAATAATTTAGTTAAGTTGGATTGTCATTGCGAGGCACGAAGCAATCTCTTAAAATAAATTTTTATATTTTATTAAATCCTCATTCCTTAGTAAAAGGAAAAAATAATATGAATAGTCAACTGATTAAAACTCTAGCTCAAATTATTCAATCTTTATCCCAAGAAGAACGTAACTTATTAGAAACTGAATTAAATAATAAAAAAGATTGGCACACAATTAAAAGCAGAATTATTAATCGTAGTCAAATAATTAAACAACAATTAGCACAACAAAATCAAGAATTATTTATTGATGATATATTTGAACAAATGCGAGAAGAGCGTAGTGAAGATTTGATGAATTTTGATTTTGCTAATTCTATTAAGGGAGGAGAAAATGAGTAATAATTTAATTTGTATTGATGCTAATTTTATGATTAATCTAGTTAATAGTGAATCAGAAAATTCTCCTTTTTTAATTTTATGGGAAAAATGGCAAAATAATCAAACGGTAATTGTTGCACCGACTCTATTTTATTATGAAGTAACTAACGCTCTTTATCGAATGGGTAAAGCAGGAATAATAACTGTTGAGCAAGTAAAGGAATCTATAATCGATGCTTTAAGTTTTAATATTATTCTCTATGGAAATTTGCAATTACCTAATCTTCATCAAGAAGCAATTAATTTAGCGAATCAATTTAATTTATCTGCCTCCTATGATTCTCATTATCTTGCTTTATCTCAAAGTCTTAATTGTCAATTTTATACAGGAGATAAACGTTTATATAATAGTGTTAAAAATAAAATTACTTGGATTAATTTAATAATTTCAAATAATCAATTT
This window contains:
- the rlmB gene encoding 23S rRNA (guanosine(2251)-2'-O)-methyltransferase RlmB, producing MNKPKPQKPFPKKSENSNNFSSPEKKIFTPPMETDTETELNPDLIYGCYPLLAALENNHQLNRLYITGKMAHDRRFEQFLPQVKANGTVIDIVDNNRLNQITNFANHQGVAATVAPYEYIELPELINQAKAQTQNPVIIIADGINDPHNLGAIIRTAEALGMQGLVIPQRRAVGVTSTVKKVAAGALEYFPVARVVNLQSSIEQLKEAGFWIYGTIADSGNDLHKTKLDGAIGLVIGSEEKGISHSTAKSCDFLISIPMTGKTPSLNASVATAICLYEIHRQQLLKQSS
- a CDS encoding type II toxin-antitoxin system VapC family toxin — translated: MSNNLICIDANFMINLVNSESENSPFLILWEKWQNNQTVIVAPTLFYYEVTNALYRMGKAGIITVEQVKESIIDALSFNIILYGNLQLPNLHQEAINLANQFNLSASYDSHYLALSQSLNCQFYTGDKRLYNSVKNKITWINLIISNNQF